In Achromobacter pestifer, the DNA window GGCGACGCGGTCCTCGATGCCATCGCGGGCGGTGAGGATCAGCACGGGGACCTGGTTGCCGTCCTGGCGCAATTGCCGCAGCACGTCCAGCCCGCTCATGCCCGGGAGGTTGAGGTCGAGCAGCATGAGGTCGTAGGGCTGGCCTGCCAAGGCGCCCAGAACCCGGTCGCCCTCGGTCAGCCAGTCGACCGCATAGCCTTGGTCGGCCAGAAATTCCTGGAGCGCGTGGCCCAGGGTGGTGTCGTCTTCGATTACCAGAACTCGCATGCGGCGATTCTAGCGCGATCCCGGCCGGAACGGGGCGTGAAATACGCCCCGGGGCCGGGAAGCGTTCAAGGTGCGGACGGAGCCGGGGCGGCTCCCGCCGCTGCGGGGGCTGCCGCGCCCGCGGCGCCGCCCGAAGGAGGCGTGGTGACGAACCCGATGCGCGTCATGCCCGAACGGCGGGCCGAAGCCATGACCTTGGCCAGCGTCTCGTAACGCGTGTTCTGATCTGCGCGGATGCGGATCTCGGGTTGCGGCTTGGTGCCGGCGATCGACTTGAAGCGGTTGGGCAGGTCATCGATATTGACCGGCTTCTCGTCCCAGAACAGCGCGCCGCTGGCATCGATGGCCAGGTCGACGGTCTTGGGCTCTTCCTCGATCTGCTCGGCCGCGACCTGGGGCATGTTGATCTTGATCGAATGCGCCAGCAGCGGCGCGGTGATGATGAAAATCACCAGCAGCACCAGCATCACGTCGATCAGGGGCACCATGTTGATCTCGGAAACCGTGTGGCTTCCGGATCCCTTGCCCTCGAAGCTGCCAAAGGCCATTATTCGCTCCCGCGTTGAGCCGCAGCGCCGTGGCCGTTCTGGCGGCGCAGTGCGCGCACCTTGCCGTCGGACAGGGCGACTTGCTGGCCGGTGGTCAGGAACGCGAACAAATCATGCGCAAAAGCATCCAGGCGCGAGAGGTACACGCGGTTGTTGCGCACGAAGGTGTTGTAGGCCAGCACCGCGGGAATGGCGACCGCCAGGCCCAGGCCGGTCATGATCAGCGCTTCGCCCACCGGACCGGCAATGCGGTTGATGGTCACGCCGTCGGACAGGCCGATGCCGACCAGGGCATGGTACACGCCCCACACCGTGCCGAACAGGCCCACGAAAGGCGCTGTCGAACCCACCGAAGCCAGCACGGTCAGGCCGTTTTCCAGCTTGGCGGTTTCTTCGTCGATCACCTTGCGCATGGTGCGCGTGACGAAATCGGTATTGCTCCCAGCCTCTTCCAGCTTGGTCGCGCCGAACTTGTTGTGATGCGCCTGCGCATGCATGGCGTGGCTGGCCAGGTGCGAGAACGGATCGCGCGCGCCGTGCGTGACGATTTCGTTTTCGACCTGTTCGAGCGAGCTGGCGTTCCAGAACTTGTTCAGGAAATCCGCCGAACGCTTGCGCATGCTGACGTTGCTAGCCACCTTGACCAGAATCAGGTACCAGGTCACCAGCGACATCAGGATCAGGATGATGAACAGGCTCTTGCCGACAAAGTCGCTCTGCGCAATGAAGTGCATGAAACCCATGTCGGGGACAGCGGCGGGAGCCGGGGCGACCGGCAGCGCCGAGGGCAGCGCGGCGGCGGCGCCTTGCAGCGCGTCGGCCGACTGCTGGACAGCGCCGGCGGCTTGCTGGGCCGCGGCACCGACCGTCGAGGCGGCTTGTTGGGCTGCGGGTGCGGCCGCGGCCGCGGCAGGCGCAGCGGCGGCGGCAGCCGGCACGGCCGGGCTGGTGGTCGCCTGCGCCACCAGGGTGGCGCTATGCAGTGCGTTGGACATCTCAGTTCCTCATTACGAAATCGAACGGAATTTTGGCTTTGGCGGGATAGGCCACGCCGTTACGGGTATACGGTTTGAAACGGCCCTTGCGGGCGGCTGCCAGCGCCGATTCGTCCAGGCGCGGAAAGCCCGAGGACGCGTCGATGGTTGCCCGCTCGACCAGCCCCTGGGTATTGATCTCGACCAGCACCACCACCCGGCCCTCTTCCCGCATGCGGCGCGATGCCATCGGATAGTTGGGCATGGGACGAGCGCCCTGGAATTCGATGCTGGAAACCAGCACCGGCTGATCCGGCGGCGGCCCCTGCTGCGGCCCTTGCGGCGCCTGCGTGCCTTCGGGCGCACCGCTGGGCGGCGCCTTCGGCGCTTCCGGCTTGGGCTCGACCTTGACGTCCTGCTTGGGCTCAGGCTTGGGTTTAGGCTTGGGTGGCGGTTTGGGCTTGGGTTTGGGCGCCGGCATCGGCGGCTTTTCCACCACCGGCTCGGGTTCGGGTTCGGGCTCCGGCTCGGGCTTGAGCTCGGGCTCCGGCTCGGGTTCAGGTTCGATCTCGGGCTGCGGCTCGGGCGGTGTTTCCGTCACCGGCTGCGGCTCCTCGGGAGTGGGTTCGGCCTTGGCGATCTGGGGAATGGGCGCATCCACCACGCTCACCATGATGGCTTCGGGCTCCTCGAGTTCAGGACGATTCTCGGGTGCCATGAAGATGGCGCCGATCACTGCCGCATGCAGCGCCAGGACCGTCAGGCCAGCGCCTGCGCGTATACCGAATGAAGAGCGCGAAGAAGAATTCCAACCGCGTTGAAAACTAGGCATGAATCAGCCAGAGTGCATTGACTTATCCGGCCAGCCAGGAAAGACGCACACGCGATGGCGACGCCGGCTGACCGGTACAAGCCCACAATAATATCTTAAATGCGAATGATTCGCACGTCCTATTTCATCTGATCTGGTCCTACTTCTTGACCGTGATCATAGGCGCAAGCAACGCCGCGCACGCAAGGCACGCCGATGAATGAGAAAGCATGATCCTCAAAACAAAAAACCCGCCACCATGACGTGTACGGGTTTTTAGCGGAGCGCGTATCGGATGCAGTGTGTGCTTTTGGTGGGTGCTACAGGGGTCGAACCTGTGACCTACGCCTTGTAAGGGCGCCGCTCTACCAACTGAGCTAAGCACCCTTTCTGATGCAGCCTCAAGACGAAATTCGCGAAAAATCCGTACAAGCAACTGCCAACCGGGGCACTCAAAAGCAATACGCGGGCCGGAGTATACCGGACCGCGCACTTGTGGGCAAATCGCCAGGGCCGAGCCTGCGAGTTGCCCGCCGTCCATTAGTTGACGGCGTCCTTCAGGGCCTTGCCCGGACGGAACTTCGGCACCTTGGCCTTCTTGATCTTGATGGTTTCGCCGGTGCGCGGATTACGGCCGGTGCGAGCGGCGCGAGCCGACACAGCGAACGTGCCAAAGCCAACCAACGTAACCGTACCGCCCTTCTTCAGGGTGGTCTTGACGGCACCGATCAGGGCGTCGAGCGAACGGCCAGCGGCAGCCTTGGAAATGTCGGCCTTGCTGGCGATGTGATCGATGAGTTCGGTTTTGTTCATTCAGGTGTACCCCTCACAAGGTATGGAGTCTGCCGGTAGTGCAGTTCATGGCCGTCATGATGGACGCCACAGAAGACGCAAGACCCGACAAACGACGAACAGACAGTGGATAAACTTTTTTCTTGCGCTGCGAAGCACAACTTTTAAACTGCTGCGCCGCTTGGATTCAAGGGCAAATTGCCTTCAAATCGTCAGCGACGCAGACATGTATTAGGCCTTGGCGTGGCGCGGCTGTCAAGCGAAAACCTCACCACAACCCGCGCCAATACTAGCTTTTAGACCTTTTCGCAATAAACAGAAACACGCATTTCGGCGTTTGCGCGACACCCCTGGACACGATAGTTAACTTGCGTCAGACCTCGGCCCATCGGCGCAGCAAATTGTGATAAATACCGGTGAGCTGCACGATGGAAGCATGCCCCGCGACGTCCTGATTCAAGCGCTGTATGGCCACATCCATGTCCAGCAGCAACGCGCGCTGACTGTCTTCGCGCACCAGGCTCTGCATCCAGAAGAAGGACGACACGCGCGC includes these proteins:
- a CDS encoding ExbD/TolR family protein, with product MAFGSFEGKGSGSHTVSEINMVPLIDVMLVLLVIFIITAPLLAHSIKINMPQVAAEQIEEEPKTVDLAIDASGALFWDEKPVNIDDLPNRFKSIAGTKPQPEIRIRADQNTRYETLAKVMASARRSGMTRIGFVTTPPSGGAAGAAAPAAAGAAPAPSAP
- a CDS encoding MotA/TolQ/ExbB proton channel family protein — translated: MSNALHSATLVAQATTSPAVPAAAAAAPAAAAAAPAAQQAASTVGAAAQQAAGAVQQSADALQGAAAALPSALPVAPAPAAVPDMGFMHFIAQSDFVGKSLFIILILMSLVTWYLILVKVASNVSMRKRSADFLNKFWNASSLEQVENEIVTHGARDPFSHLASHAMHAQAHHNKFGATKLEEAGSNTDFVTRTMRKVIDEETAKLENGLTVLASVGSTAPFVGLFGTVWGVYHALVGIGLSDGVTINRIAGPVGEALIMTGLGLAVAIPAVLAYNTFVRNNRVYLSRLDAFAHDLFAFLTTGQQVALSDGKVRALRRQNGHGAAAQRGSE
- a CDS encoding energy transducer TonB; the encoded protein is MPSFQRGWNSSSRSSFGIRAGAGLTVLALHAAVIGAIFMAPENRPELEEPEAIMVSVVDAPIPQIAKAEPTPEEPQPVTETPPEPQPEIEPEPEPEPELKPEPEPEPEPEPVVEKPPMPAPKPKPKPPPKPKPKPEPKQDVKVEPKPEAPKAPPSGAPEGTQAPQGPQQGPPPDQPVLVSSIEFQGARPMPNYPMASRRMREEGRVVVLVEINTQGLVERATIDASSGFPRLDESALAAARKGRFKPYTRNGVAYPAKAKIPFDFVMRN
- a CDS encoding HU family DNA-binding protein, which translates into the protein MNKTELIDHIASKADISKAAAGRSLDALIGAVKTTLKKGGTVTLVGFGTFAVSARAARTGRNPRTGETIKIKKAKVPKFRPGKALKDAVN